A single Fibrobacter sp. UWR4 DNA region contains:
- a CDS encoding ATP-binding cassette domain-containing protein: MDNPALEVNGLTVKFPIRGGVFGKVQKYFTAVDDVSFTLPQGKILSIVGESGCGKSTLVKSLVGLVPIASGDFKLFGKTVKKNDIPNVMQMIFQDPFSSLNPRQTVVEILTAPLVARGVSFENARKKAQELLARVSIPEGALDKFPHEFSGGQRQRLCIARSLMVDPKVLLCDEVTSALDVSVQAQILHLLDDLRNDLGLSIVFISHDMQVVRALSDEVLVMYFGHVVERGDADDVLTHPKHEYTQKLLASVPTIRRR, from the coding sequence GGATTGACGGTGAAGTTCCCCATTCGTGGGGGCGTTTTTGGCAAGGTCCAGAAATACTTTACTGCTGTCGACGATGTAAGCTTTACTCTTCCCCAGGGAAAGATTCTCAGTATCGTGGGTGAATCCGGTTGTGGTAAGTCCACCCTGGTAAAATCCCTGGTGGGGTTAGTCCCTATTGCATCTGGGGATTTTAAACTGTTTGGAAAGACTGTCAAAAAGAACGACATTCCCAATGTGATGCAGATGATCTTCCAGGATCCCTTCAGTAGCCTGAATCCGAGGCAGACTGTGGTGGAAATTTTGACGGCACCCCTGGTTGCCCGAGGCGTTAGCTTTGAAAATGCCCGAAAGAAGGCCCAGGAATTGCTGGCCCGCGTGTCTATTCCCGAAGGGGCTCTGGACAAGTTCCCTCACGAGTTTTCTGGGGGCCAGCGTCAGCGTCTTTGCATTGCACGAAGCCTGATGGTGGATCCTAAGGTGCTTCTTTGCGATGAAGTCACCAGTGCATTGGATGTTTCCGTGCAGGCTCAGATCTTGCATTTGCTGGATGATCTGCGTAATGATTTGGGTCTGTCTATTGTTTTCATTAGCCATGATATGCAGGTGGTTCGCGCTCTAAGTGACGAAGTGCTGGTGATGTACTTTGGTCATGTGGTGGAAAGAGGCGATGCCGATGATGTGCTGACCCACCCAAAACACGAATATACCCAGAAGCTTTTGGCTAGCGTGCCTACCATAAGACGCCGCTAG
- a CDS encoding class I SAM-dependent RNA methyltransferase has translation MSEYKKNFKGPRGNDRRFFGKPREEKKPEINELRIEKMVQGGEGMAHLEDGRVCFVSGALPGELCKVKLTFKKKDFTKGKAIQILEASPDRVEPKCPLYGKCGGCSLQHLASDKQVAYMEQVERENFRRLAHAELPEDFKIHCGNPWGYRNRARVVCRPGISAEGKTVRFGFREQESNDIVGFENCPVLTSGLNDFLKGEGRKIFAAKQEARSIPRELDINIFDNGKGQISYYYRGMHSSEFGEKSVSVVDVGGRKIQADASVFFQSNLGLLPELVDAVRNAVDEGLESGKASNEWLIDLFSGVGFFAAILQDKFKKITTVEREDGCLKHAKINLSEKAGVAGALENVSAPAEEWLLDHVVDVPATLIVDPPRTGLPKEALDAIVGSSVNRLIYVSCDPVTLARDYAKFAAAGFTLKHAEGFAFYPQTPHLEMMFVLSRD, from the coding sequence ATGTCTGAATACAAGAAGAATTTTAAAGGCCCGCGTGGAAACGATCGCAGGTTCTTTGGAAAACCCCGCGAAGAGAAAAAGCCTGAGATTAACGAACTGCGCATTGAAAAAATGGTCCAGGGTGGTGAAGGCATGGCTCATCTGGAAGACGGCCGCGTCTGTTTTGTCAGTGGAGCTCTTCCCGGTGAACTTTGCAAGGTAAAGCTGACCTTTAAGAAGAAGGATTTTACCAAGGGTAAGGCTATCCAGATTTTGGAAGCGAGTCCGGACCGTGTGGAGCCTAAGTGTCCTTTGTATGGTAAGTGCGGTGGCTGTAGCCTGCAACATCTAGCTAGTGATAAGCAGGTGGCCTATATGGAACAGGTGGAACGAGAAAATTTCCGTCGCCTGGCTCATGCGGAACTTCCGGAGGATTTCAAGATCCATTGTGGCAATCCCTGGGGATACCGTAACCGAGCCCGCGTGGTGTGCCGCCCAGGAATTTCTGCGGAAGGTAAGACGGTCCGATTTGGTTTCCGTGAACAGGAATCCAACGATATTGTGGGCTTTGAAAACTGCCCTGTTTTGACCTCTGGCTTGAACGATTTCCTGAAGGGGGAAGGCCGTAAGATTTTTGCTGCCAAGCAGGAAGCTCGTTCTATTCCTAGGGAACTTGATATCAATATCTTTGATAATGGAAAGGGTCAGATTTCCTATTACTACAGGGGAATGCATTCTTCTGAATTTGGAGAGAAGTCTGTTAGCGTCGTAGATGTGGGTGGGCGTAAAATTCAGGCTGACGCATCTGTCTTTTTCCAGAGTAATTTGGGACTTTTGCCGGAACTTGTAGATGCTGTTCGCAATGCGGTGGACGAAGGTCTTGAAAGTGGCAAGGCTAGTAACGAGTGGTTGATTGACCTGTTTAGCGGTGTAGGCTTCTTTGCGGCAATCCTTCAGGATAAGTTCAAGAAGATTACCACCGTGGAACGGGAAGACGGCTGTCTAAAACATGCCAAGATTAACTTGTCTGAAAAGGCTGGCGTGGCGGGCGCCCTGGAAAATGTTTCCGCTCCCGCAGAAGAATGGCTCCTGGACCATGTGGTAGATGTTCCCGCAACCCTCATTGTGGATCCTCCCCGCACAGGGCTCCCTAAGGAAGCGCTTGATGCGATCGTGGGTAGTTCTGTCAACAGGCTGATTTACGTTTCCTGCGATCCAGTCACGTTGGCTCGTGATTATGCAAAATTTGCGGCAGCGGGCTTTACTTTGAAACATGCGGAAGGATTTGCGTTCTATCCCCAGACGCCTCATCTGGAAATGATGTTCGTTCTTTCTAGGGATTAG